A single region of the Aptenodytes patagonicus chromosome 7, bAptPat1.pri.cur, whole genome shotgun sequence genome encodes:
- the LOC143163219 gene encoding L-lactate dehydrogenase A chain, with protein sequence MSLKDQLIHNVHKQEQSHAHNKISVVGVGAVGMACAISILMKDLADELALVDVVEDKLRGEMLDLQHGSLFLRTPKIVSGKDYSVTAHSKLVIVTAGARQQEGESRLNLVQRNVNIFKFIIPNVVKYSPDCKLLIVSNPVDILTYVAWKISGFPKHRVIGSGCNLDSARFRHLMGERLGIHPLSCHGWIVGEHGDSSVPVWSGVNVAGVSLKAIYPDLGTDADKEHWKEIHKQVVDSAYEVIKLKGYTSWAIGLSVADLAETIMKNLRRVHPISTIVKGMHGIKEDVFLSVPCVLGNNGITDVVKMILKPEEEDKLRKSADTLWGIQKELQF encoded by the exons ATGTCTCTCAAGGATCAGCTCATCCACAATGTCCACAAACAGGAGCAGAGTCATGCCCACAATAAGATCAGCGTGGTTGGTGTGGGTGCAGTTGGAATGGCCTGTGCTATCAGCATCTTGATGAAG GACTTAGCTGATGAACTTGCCCTGGTTGATGTTGTGGAGGACAAGCTCAGAGGAGAGATGCTAGATCTCCAGCATGGCAGCCTCTTCCTTAGAACACCAAAGATTGTCTCTGGCAAAG ATTACAGTGTGACTGCACACTCCAAGCTGGTCATTGTCACTGCTGGTGCCCGTCAGCAAGAAGGAGAGAGCCGCCTTAACTTGGTCCAGCGCAATGTGAATATCTTCAAATTCATCATTCCCAATGTTGTTAAATACAGTCCTGACTGCAAGCTGCTTATTGTCTCAAACCCAG TGGATATTTTAACCTATGTGGCCTGGAAGATCAGTGGCTTTCCTAAACACCGTGTTATTGGTAGTGGCTGCAATCTGGACTCTGCCCGCTTCCGCCACCTCATGGGAGAAAGACTGGGCATCCATCCTCTGAGCTGCCACGGATGGATTGTTGGAGAGCACGGAGATTCCAGTG TACCTGTCTGGAGTGGAGTGAATGTTGCTGGCGTCTCCCTGAAGGCTATTTATCCAGACTTGGGAACTGATGCAGACAAGGAACACTGGAAGGAGATCCATAAGCAGGTGGTGGACAg TGCCTATGAGGTCATCAAACTGAAGGGGTACACATCATGGGCTATTGGCCTTTCTGTGGCAGATCTAGCTGAAACTATTATGAAGAATTTGAGAAGAGTGCACCCGATCTCTACAATTGTTAAG GGCATGCATGGAATAAAAGAAGATGTCTTCCTAAGTGTTCCTTGTGTACTGGGCAATAATGGCATCACTGATGTAGTGAAGATGATCCTAAAACCCGAGGAAGAGGACAAATTAAGGAAGAGTGCAGATACACTCTGGGGAATCCAGAAGGAACTACAGTTTTAA
- the TSG101 gene encoding tumor susceptibility gene 101 protein isoform X2: MAVSESQLKKMLAKYKYRDLTVQETTSVITQYKDLKPVMDSYVFNDGSSRELMSLSGTIPVPYRGNTYNIPICLWLLDTYPFNPPICFVKPTSSMTIKTGKHVDANGKIYLPYLHEWKYPQSDLLELIQVMIVVFGEEPPVFSRPTASSIYPPYQATGPPTTSYVPGIPGGISTYPAGSTPNPSYPNYPYAGGVPFPATTSVQYYPSQPPVTTVGPSRDGTISEDTIRASLISAVSDKLRWRMKEEMDRAQAELNALKRTEEDLKKGHQKLEEMVTRLDQEVAEVDKNIELLKKKDEELSSALEKMENQSENNDIDEVIIPTAPLYKQILNLYAEENAIEDTIFYLGEALRRGVIDLDVFLKHVRLLSRKQFQLRALMQKARKTAGLSDLY, from the exons ATGGCGGTCTCCGAGAGCCAGCTCAAGAAAATGCTCGCCAAG tataaGTATAGAGACCTAACTGTACAGGAGACGACCAGTGTTATTACTCAGTACAAGGACCTCAAACCTGTCATGGATTCATATG TTTTTAACGATGGCTCATCCAGGGAGTTGATGAGCCTCAGTGGAACCATTCCTGTGCCTTACAGAG GTAACACATACAATATCCCAATTTGCTTGTGGCTGCTGGACACCTACCCTTTCAACCCCCCAATTTGTTTTGTTAAACCCACTAGCTCTATGACAATAAAAACTGGGAAGCACGTtgatgcaaatggaaaaatataccTTCCTTATCTGCATGAGTGGAAATAT CCCCAGTCAGACTTGCTAGAACTGATTCAGGTCATGATCGTTGTGTTTGGCGAGGAACCTCCAGTCTTTTCTCGGCCTACTGCTTCATCAATCTACCCACCATACCAGGCAACAGGCCCACCAACTA cttCCTATGTGCCAGGCATTCCAGGTGGAATATCTACCTATCCAGCAGGAAGCACTCCAAACCCGAG CTACCCAAACTATCCTTATGCGGGTGGTGTTCCATTTCCAGCAACCACTAGTGTTCAGTACTACCCTTCTCAGCCTCCTGTGACTACTGTTG GACCCAGTAGAGATGGAACTATCAGTGAGGATACCATTCGAGCTTCCCTTATTTCAGCAGTCAGTGATAAACTGAGATGGCGGATGAAAGAAGAAATGGATCGTGCACAAGCTGAACTCAATGCCTTGAAACGGACAGAAGAGGACCTGAAGAAAGGACACCAGAAACTGGAAGAGATGGTAACTCGCCTGGATCAAGAAGTG GCTGAAGTTGACAAGAACATTGAACTTCTCAAGAAGAAGGATGAGGAGCTCAGTTCTGCcttagagaaaatggaaaatcagTCAGAAAATAATGACATAGATGAAGTTATTATTCCTACGGCACCGCTTTACAAGCAGATCCTGAACTTATATGCAGAGGAAAATGCAATTGAAGACACCATCTTCTATCTTGGGGAAGCATTGAGACGTGGAGTGATAGATCTAGATGTCTTTTTAAAG catgTACGTCTTCTGTCTCGCAAGCAGTTCCAGCTGAGGGCATTAATGCAGAAAGCAAGGAAGACTGCTGGACTCAGTGATCTCTACTAA
- the TSG101 gene encoding tumor susceptibility gene 101 protein isoform X3, giving the protein MSLSGTIPVPYRGNTYNIPICLWLLDTYPFNPPICFVKPTSSMTIKTGKHVDANGKIYLPYLHEWKYPQSDLLELIQVMIVVFGEEPPVFSRPTASSIYPPYQATGPPTTSYVPGIPGGISTYPAGSTPNPSSYPNYPYAGGVPFPATTSVQYYPSQPPVTTVGPSRDGTISEDTIRASLISAVSDKLRWRMKEEMDRAQAELNALKRTEEDLKKGHQKLEEMVTRLDQEVAEVDKNIELLKKKDEELSSALEKMENQSENNDIDEVIIPTAPLYKQILNLYAEENAIEDTIFYLGEALRRGVIDLDVFLKHVRLLSRKQFQLRALMQKARKTAGLSDLY; this is encoded by the exons ATGAGCCTCAGTGGAACCATTCCTGTGCCTTACAGAG GTAACACATACAATATCCCAATTTGCTTGTGGCTGCTGGACACCTACCCTTTCAACCCCCCAATTTGTTTTGTTAAACCCACTAGCTCTATGACAATAAAAACTGGGAAGCACGTtgatgcaaatggaaaaatataccTTCCTTATCTGCATGAGTGGAAATAT CCCCAGTCAGACTTGCTAGAACTGATTCAGGTCATGATCGTTGTGTTTGGCGAGGAACCTCCAGTCTTTTCTCGGCCTACTGCTTCATCAATCTACCCACCATACCAGGCAACAGGCCCACCAACTA cttCCTATGTGCCAGGCATTCCAGGTGGAATATCTACCTATCCAGCAGGAAGCACTCCAAACCCGAG CAGCTACCCAAACTATCCTTATGCGGGTGGTGTTCCATTTCCAGCAACCACTAGTGTTCAGTACTACCCTTCTCAGCCTCCTGTGACTACTGTTG GACCCAGTAGAGATGGAACTATCAGTGAGGATACCATTCGAGCTTCCCTTATTTCAGCAGTCAGTGATAAACTGAGATGGCGGATGAAAGAAGAAATGGATCGTGCACAAGCTGAACTCAATGCCTTGAAACGGACAGAAGAGGACCTGAAGAAAGGACACCAGAAACTGGAAGAGATGGTAACTCGCCTGGATCAAGAAGTG GCTGAAGTTGACAAGAACATTGAACTTCTCAAGAAGAAGGATGAGGAGCTCAGTTCTGCcttagagaaaatggaaaatcagTCAGAAAATAATGACATAGATGAAGTTATTATTCCTACGGCACCGCTTTACAAGCAGATCCTGAACTTATATGCAGAGGAAAATGCAATTGAAGACACCATCTTCTATCTTGGGGAAGCATTGAGACGTGGAGTGATAGATCTAGATGTCTTTTTAAAG catgTACGTCTTCTGTCTCGCAAGCAGTTCCAGCTGAGGGCATTAATGCAGAAAGCAAGGAAGACTGCTGGACTCAGTGATCTCTACTAA
- the TSG101 gene encoding tumor susceptibility gene 101 protein isoform X1 produces the protein MAVSESQLKKMLAKYKYRDLTVQETTSVITQYKDLKPVMDSYVFNDGSSRELMSLSGTIPVPYRGNTYNIPICLWLLDTYPFNPPICFVKPTSSMTIKTGKHVDANGKIYLPYLHEWKYPQSDLLELIQVMIVVFGEEPPVFSRPTASSIYPPYQATGPPTTSYVPGIPGGISTYPAGSTPNPSSYPNYPYAGGVPFPATTSVQYYPSQPPVTTVGPSRDGTISEDTIRASLISAVSDKLRWRMKEEMDRAQAELNALKRTEEDLKKGHQKLEEMVTRLDQEVAEVDKNIELLKKKDEELSSALEKMENQSENNDIDEVIIPTAPLYKQILNLYAEENAIEDTIFYLGEALRRGVIDLDVFLKHVRLLSRKQFQLRALMQKARKTAGLSDLY, from the exons ATGGCGGTCTCCGAGAGCCAGCTCAAGAAAATGCTCGCCAAG tataaGTATAGAGACCTAACTGTACAGGAGACGACCAGTGTTATTACTCAGTACAAGGACCTCAAACCTGTCATGGATTCATATG TTTTTAACGATGGCTCATCCAGGGAGTTGATGAGCCTCAGTGGAACCATTCCTGTGCCTTACAGAG GTAACACATACAATATCCCAATTTGCTTGTGGCTGCTGGACACCTACCCTTTCAACCCCCCAATTTGTTTTGTTAAACCCACTAGCTCTATGACAATAAAAACTGGGAAGCACGTtgatgcaaatggaaaaatataccTTCCTTATCTGCATGAGTGGAAATAT CCCCAGTCAGACTTGCTAGAACTGATTCAGGTCATGATCGTTGTGTTTGGCGAGGAACCTCCAGTCTTTTCTCGGCCTACTGCTTCATCAATCTACCCACCATACCAGGCAACAGGCCCACCAACTA cttCCTATGTGCCAGGCATTCCAGGTGGAATATCTACCTATCCAGCAGGAAGCACTCCAAACCCGAG CAGCTACCCAAACTATCCTTATGCGGGTGGTGTTCCATTTCCAGCAACCACTAGTGTTCAGTACTACCCTTCTCAGCCTCCTGTGACTACTGTTG GACCCAGTAGAGATGGAACTATCAGTGAGGATACCATTCGAGCTTCCCTTATTTCAGCAGTCAGTGATAAACTGAGATGGCGGATGAAAGAAGAAATGGATCGTGCACAAGCTGAACTCAATGCCTTGAAACGGACAGAAGAGGACCTGAAGAAAGGACACCAGAAACTGGAAGAGATGGTAACTCGCCTGGATCAAGAAGTG GCTGAAGTTGACAAGAACATTGAACTTCTCAAGAAGAAGGATGAGGAGCTCAGTTCTGCcttagagaaaatggaaaatcagTCAGAAAATAATGACATAGATGAAGTTATTATTCCTACGGCACCGCTTTACAAGCAGATCCTGAACTTATATGCAGAGGAAAATGCAATTGAAGACACCATCTTCTATCTTGGGGAAGCATTGAGACGTGGAGTGATAGATCTAGATGTCTTTTTAAAG catgTACGTCTTCTGTCTCGCAAGCAGTTCCAGCTGAGGGCATTAATGCAGAAAGCAAGGAAGACTGCTGGACTCAGTGATCTCTACTAA